The following proteins come from a genomic window of Acipenser ruthenus chromosome 44, fAciRut3.2 maternal haplotype, whole genome shotgun sequence:
- the LOC117967171 gene encoding E3 ubiquitin-protein ligase TRIM7-like isoform X3 produces the protein MATQHSLVLGIVSGAYERLRKEDSFEAGLYVALAAAVGILVAVILYFTCYTGILKRENERLGKVLGSLKREKETLGKEKEALQKNYEILKRKNERLGKEDSSKVGFCVVVVVGILVAVILWCAYYIEKEDLQKNYDSLKGKNERLGKEKEDLQKQNVLGIVSGENERLGKEDSFEAGLYFAFAAAVGILLLVILYFACYTGILKRENERLGKEKKALQKNYEILKSKNERLGKGASSEEGFCVAVVGILVAVILWCAFRIGASSEEGFCVAVVGILVAAILWCAFRIARVKREIKRLIREKEDLQKNYDILKRENESLGKENEDLQKNYETLKQEKEKVEADFKELRRNTNTCVYVVDREWKPITEACVNVTLDPDTASPCLAVSEDGSRVRFTGERSAEWPSVLGREGFTSGGHYWEVEVGEKGYWVLGVSTHPHEKSIPQKPGEGYWLMRLVKGKTCKAVSQSVDQTLNLEKMCKMWGVYLDHGGGRLSFYNAETRFHIHTLEGSFPGQVYPIFSPGSHDKGPLIINTKVKNV, from the exons ATGGCGACACAACACAGTttag ttttaggCATTGTAAGTGGAGCTTACGAGAGACTGAGAAAAG AAGACTCTTTTGAAGCGGGTTTATACGTTGCGTTAGCTGCTGCTGTGGGGATTTTAGTGGCAGTAATCCTCTATTTTACTTGTTATACAG gcattttaaaaagagagaatgagagactgggaaaag ttttaggcagtttaaaaagagagaaagagacactgggaaaag aaaaggaggctcttcagaagaattatg AAATTTTAAAAAGGAAGAATGagagactgggaaaag AAGACTCTTCTAAAGTGGGTTTCTGCGTTGTGGTAGTTGTGGGGATTTTAGTGGCAGTAATCCTCTGGTGTGCTTATTATATAG aaaaggaggatcttcagaagaattatg acagTTTGAAAGGCAAGAATGAAAGACTGGGAAAAG aaaaggaggatcttcagaagcAAAATG ttttaggCATTGTAAGTGGAGAGAACGagagactgggaaaag AAGACTCTTTTGAAGCGGGTTTATACTTTGCGTTCGCTGCTGCTGTGGGGATTTTACTGTTAGTAATCCTCTATTTTGCTTGTTATACAG gcattttaaaaagagagaacgagagactgggaaaag aaaagaaggctcttcagaagaattatg aaattttaaaaagcaagaatgagagactgggaaaag GAGCCTCTTCTGAAGAGGGTTTCTGCGTTGCGGTAGTGGGGATTTTAGTGGCAGTAATCCTCTGGTGTGCTTTTCGTATAG GAGCCTCTTCTGAAGAGGGTTTCTGCGTTGCGGTAGTGGGGATTTTAGTGGCAGCAATCCTCTGGTGTGCTTTTCGTATAG ccCGTGTGAAAAGAGAGATCAAGAGACTGATAAGAG aaaaggaggatcttcagaagaattatg acattttaaaaagggagaaTGAAAGTCTGGGAAAAG AAAATGAGgatcttcagaagaattatg AGACTTTAAAACAGGAGAAAGAGAAGGTTGAAGCAG ATTTTAAAGAACTTCGAAGGAATACCA ACACGTGTGTCTATGTCGTTGACAGAG AATGGAAACCAATAACTGAAGCTTGTG TCAATGTGACTCTAGATCCCGACACAGCCAGTCCCTGCCTCGCAGTCTCTGAAGATGGCTCACGAGTGAGATTCACAGGGGAGAGATCAGCAGAGTGGCCcagtgtgctgggcagggaggggtTCACCTCAGGGGGGcactactgggaggtggaggtgggggagaaGGGCTACTGGGTCCTGGGGGTCTCCACACACCCTCATGAGAAGAGCATACCTCAGAAACCAGGGGAGGGCTACTGGCTTATGAGGCTGGTTAAAGGGAAGACCTGTAAAGCTGTGAGCCAGTCAGTGGATCAGACCTTAAATCTGGAGAAGATGTGCAAGATGTGGGGGGTGTATCTGGATCACGGGGGAGGGAGGCTGTCATTTTACAATGCAGAGACCAGATTTCACATCCATACTTTAGAAGGCTCATTCCCTGGGCAGGTCTACCCCATTTTCAGCCCAGGGTCACACGATAAAGGACCCTTGATAATCAATACAAAAGTGAAAAATGTGTAG
- the LOC117967171 gene encoding E3 ubiquitin-protein ligase TRIM39-like isoform X4: MATQHSLVLGIVSGAYERLRKEDSFEAGLYVALAAAVGILVAVILYFTCYTGILKRENERLGKVLGSLKREKETLGKEKEALQKNYEILKRKNERLGKEDSSKVGFCVVVVVGILVAVILWCAYYIACFKRDIKRLTREKEDLQKNYDSLKGKNERLGKEKEDLQKQNVLGIVSGENERLGKEDSFEAGLYFAFAAAVGILLLVILYFACYTGILKRENERLGKEKKALQKNYEILKSKNERLGKGASSEEGFCVAVVGILVAVILWCAFRIARVKREIKRLIREKEDLQKNYDILKRENESLGKENEDLQKNYETLKQEKEKVEADFKELRRNTNTCVYVVDREWKPITEACVNVTLDPDTASPCLAVSEDGSRVRFTGERSAEWPSVLGREGFTSGGHYWEVEVGEKGYWVLGVSTHPHEKSIPQKPGEGYWLMRLVKGKTCKAVSQSVDQTLNLEKMCKMWGVYLDHGGGRLSFYNAETRFHIHTLEGSFPGQVYPIFSPGSHDKGPLIINTKVKNV, encoded by the exons ATGGCGACACAACACAGTttag ttttaggCATTGTAAGTGGAGCTTACGAGAGACTGAGAAAAG AAGACTCTTTTGAAGCGGGTTTATACGTTGCGTTAGCTGCTGCTGTGGGGATTTTAGTGGCAGTAATCCTCTATTTTACTTGTTATACAG gcattttaaaaagagagaatgagagactgggaaaag ttttaggcagtttaaaaagagagaaagagacactgggaaaag aaaaggaggctcttcagaagaattatg AAATTTTAAAAAGGAAGAATGagagactgggaaaag AAGACTCTTCTAAAGTGGGTTTCTGCGTTGTGGTAGTTGTGGGGATTTTAGTGGCAGTAATCCTCTGGTGTGCTTATTATATAG ctTGTTTTAAAAGAGACATCAAGAGACTGACAAGAG aaaaggaggatcttcagaagaattatg acagTTTGAAAGGCAAGAATGAAAGACTGGGAAAAG aaaaggaggatcttcagaagcAAAATG ttttaggCATTGTAAGTGGAGAGAACGagagactgggaaaag AAGACTCTTTTGAAGCGGGTTTATACTTTGCGTTCGCTGCTGCTGTGGGGATTTTACTGTTAGTAATCCTCTATTTTGCTTGTTATACAG gcattttaaaaagagagaacgagagactgggaaaag aaaagaaggctcttcagaagaattatg aaattttaaaaagcaagaatgagagactgggaaaag GAGCCTCTTCTGAAGAGGGTTTCTGCGTTGCGGTAGTGGGGATTTTAGTGGCAGTAATCCTCTGGTGTGCTTTTCGTATAG ccCGTGTGAAAAGAGAGATCAAGAGACTGATAAGAG aaaaggaggatcttcagaagaattatg acattttaaaaagggagaaTGAAAGTCTGGGAAAAG AAAATGAGgatcttcagaagaattatg AGACTTTAAAACAGGAGAAAGAGAAGGTTGAAGCAG ATTTTAAAGAACTTCGAAGGAATACCA ACACGTGTGTCTATGTCGTTGACAGAG AATGGAAACCAATAACTGAAGCTTGTG TCAATGTGACTCTAGATCCCGACACAGCCAGTCCCTGCCTCGCAGTCTCTGAAGATGGCTCACGAGTGAGATTCACAGGGGAGAGATCAGCAGAGTGGCCcagtgtgctgggcagggaggggtTCACCTCAGGGGGGcactactgggaggtggaggtgggggagaaGGGCTACTGGGTCCTGGGGGTCTCCACACACCCTCATGAGAAGAGCATACCTCAGAAACCAGGGGAGGGCTACTGGCTTATGAGGCTGGTTAAAGGGAAGACCTGTAAAGCTGTGAGCCAGTCAGTGGATCAGACCTTAAATCTGGAGAAGATGTGCAAGATGTGGGGGGTGTATCTGGATCACGGGGGAGGGAGGCTGTCATTTTACAATGCAGAGACCAGATTTCACATCCATACTTTAGAAGGCTCATTCCCTGGGCAGGTCTACCCCATTTTCAGCCCAGGGTCACACGATAAAGGACCCTTGATAATCAATACAAAAGTGAAAAATGTGTAG
- the LOC117967171 gene encoding E3 ubiquitin-protein ligase TRIM7-like isoform X1, which translates to MATQHSLVLGIVSGAYERLRKEDSFEAGLYVALAAAVGILVAVILYFTCYTGILKRENERLGKVLGSLKREKETLGKEKEALQKNYEILKRKNERLGKEDSSKVGFCVVVVVGILVAVILWCAYYIACFKRDIKRLTREKEDLQKNYDSLKGKNERLGKEKEDLQKQNVLGIVSGENERLGKEDSFEAGLYFAFAAAVGILLLVILYFACYTGILKRENERLGKEKKALQKNYEILKSKNERLGKGASSEEGFCVAVVGILVAVILWCAFRIGASSEEGFCVAVVGILVAAILWCAFRIARVKREIKRLIREKEDLQKNYDILKRENESLGKENEDLQKNYETLKQEKEKVEADFKELRRNTNTCVYVVDREWKPITEACVNVTLDPDTASPCLAVSEDGSRVRFTGERSAEWPSVLGREGFTSGGHYWEVEVGEKGYWVLGVSTHPHEKSIPQKPGEGYWLMRLVKGKTCKAVSQSVDQTLNLEKMCKMWGVYLDHGGGRLSFYNAETRFHIHTLEGSFPGQVYPIFSPGSHDKGPLIINTKVKNV; encoded by the exons ATGGCGACACAACACAGTttag ttttaggCATTGTAAGTGGAGCTTACGAGAGACTGAGAAAAG AAGACTCTTTTGAAGCGGGTTTATACGTTGCGTTAGCTGCTGCTGTGGGGATTTTAGTGGCAGTAATCCTCTATTTTACTTGTTATACAG gcattttaaaaagagagaatgagagactgggaaaag ttttaggcagtttaaaaagagagaaagagacactgggaaaag aaaaggaggctcttcagaagaattatg AAATTTTAAAAAGGAAGAATGagagactgggaaaag AAGACTCTTCTAAAGTGGGTTTCTGCGTTGTGGTAGTTGTGGGGATTTTAGTGGCAGTAATCCTCTGGTGTGCTTATTATATAG ctTGTTTTAAAAGAGACATCAAGAGACTGACAAGAG aaaaggaggatcttcagaagaattatg acagTTTGAAAGGCAAGAATGAAAGACTGGGAAAAG aaaaggaggatcttcagaagcAAAATG ttttaggCATTGTAAGTGGAGAGAACGagagactgggaaaag AAGACTCTTTTGAAGCGGGTTTATACTTTGCGTTCGCTGCTGCTGTGGGGATTTTACTGTTAGTAATCCTCTATTTTGCTTGTTATACAG gcattttaaaaagagagaacgagagactgggaaaag aaaagaaggctcttcagaagaattatg aaattttaaaaagcaagaatgagagactgggaaaag GAGCCTCTTCTGAAGAGGGTTTCTGCGTTGCGGTAGTGGGGATTTTAGTGGCAGTAATCCTCTGGTGTGCTTTTCGTATAG GAGCCTCTTCTGAAGAGGGTTTCTGCGTTGCGGTAGTGGGGATTTTAGTGGCAGCAATCCTCTGGTGTGCTTTTCGTATAG ccCGTGTGAAAAGAGAGATCAAGAGACTGATAAGAG aaaaggaggatcttcagaagaattatg acattttaaaaagggagaaTGAAAGTCTGGGAAAAG AAAATGAGgatcttcagaagaattatg AGACTTTAAAACAGGAGAAAGAGAAGGTTGAAGCAG ATTTTAAAGAACTTCGAAGGAATACCA ACACGTGTGTCTATGTCGTTGACAGAG AATGGAAACCAATAACTGAAGCTTGTG TCAATGTGACTCTAGATCCCGACACAGCCAGTCCCTGCCTCGCAGTCTCTGAAGATGGCTCACGAGTGAGATTCACAGGGGAGAGATCAGCAGAGTGGCCcagtgtgctgggcagggaggggtTCACCTCAGGGGGGcactactgggaggtggaggtgggggagaaGGGCTACTGGGTCCTGGGGGTCTCCACACACCCTCATGAGAAGAGCATACCTCAGAAACCAGGGGAGGGCTACTGGCTTATGAGGCTGGTTAAAGGGAAGACCTGTAAAGCTGTGAGCCAGTCAGTGGATCAGACCTTAAATCTGGAGAAGATGTGCAAGATGTGGGGGGTGTATCTGGATCACGGGGGAGGGAGGCTGTCATTTTACAATGCAGAGACCAGATTTCACATCCATACTTTAGAAGGCTCATTCCCTGGGCAGGTCTACCCCATTTTCAGCCCAGGGTCACACGATAAAGGACCCTTGATAATCAATACAAAAGTGAAAAATGTGTAG
- the LOC131709668 gene encoding CD276 antigen-like, whose protein sequence is MNLRFLLCVGTEMQTERAKRMDSAGEEASLNSPELPWNQLYLKRRTESRIQLRRRVCFTGPAAAAAVTGVLAILILAADSVSSDREFVKVSSSVKCTEGQDCILSCTFYYTAWDETSDVIWRRAETDHIVHSYYKNTDHLAHQLPQHVNRTSLFDSELQRGNASLLLRRVREEDAGKYKCSVSTPRLSGLGLTEVVVVPAPPTTAPAHVTVPSSDRHAWWGLGAVLLCVIAGLCVGLWLYKKHAGCCWKSSKASSPAQAVPLSDVIEEPSEV, encoded by the exons atgaatttaagatttctcttgtgtgtcggtacagagatgcagacggagcgtgcaaagaggatggactctgcaggagaagaagcgtccctgaattcacctgagctgccctggaacca GCTCTATTTGAAGAGAAGGACTGAGTCCAGGATCCAGTTAAGGAGGAGAGTGTGCTTcactggccctgctgctgctgctgctgttaccggGGTATTGGCAATCCTCATACTGGCTGCTGACAGTGTGAGCAGTGACAGAGAGTTTGTGAAAGTCTCGAGCTCAGTGAAGTGTACTgaggggcaggactgtatcctgagctgcacCTTCTACTACACAGCCTGGGATGAGACGTCAGATGTgatctggagaagagcagaaacgGACCACATTGTTCACAGTTACTATAAGAATACAGACCATCTTGCCCATCAGCTCCCTCAGCATGTGAACAGGACcagcctgtttgattctgagctgcagcgcgggaacgcttcactgctgctgaggagagtcagggaggaagACGCTGGGAAATACAAGTGCTCTGTTTCCACTCCCAGACTGTCCGGGTTGGGCCTGACTGAGGTAGTCGTGGTTCCGGCTCCACCCACAACAGCACCAGCTCATGTGACAGTCCCGAGCTCTGACCGACACGCCTGGTGGGGTTTAGGAGCAGTTCTTCTTTGTGTGATTGCAGGGCTCTGTGTCGGTCTGTGGCTCTATAAAAAACACGCAGGTTGCTGCTGGAAGTCCAGCAAGGCTTCTAGTCCAGCACAGGCAGTGCCGTTATCAGATGTGATCGAGGAGCCCAGTGAAGTCTGA
- the LOC117967171 gene encoding erythroid membrane-associated protein-like isoform X5: MATQHSLVLGIVSGAYERLRKEDSFEAGLYVALAAAVGILVAVILYFTCYTGILKRENERLGKVLGSLKREKETLGKEKEALQKNYEILKRKNERLGKEDSSKVGFCVVVVVGILVAVILWCAYYIACFKRDIKRLTREKEDLQKNYDSLKGKNERLGKEKEDLQKQNVLGIVSGENERLGKEDSFEAGLYFAFAAAVGILLLVILYFACYTGILKRENERLGKEKKALQKNYEILKSKNERLGKGASSEEGFCVAVVGILVAVILWCAFRIARVKREIKRLIREKEDLQKNYDILKRENESLGKETLKQEKEKVEADFKELRRNTNTCVYVVDREWKPITEACVNVTLDPDTASPCLAVSEDGSRVRFTGERSAEWPSVLGREGFTSGGHYWEVEVGEKGYWVLGVSTHPHEKSIPQKPGEGYWLMRLVKGKTCKAVSQSVDQTLNLEKMCKMWGVYLDHGGGRLSFYNAETRFHIHTLEGSFPGQVYPIFSPGSHDKGPLIINTKVKNV; encoded by the exons ATGGCGACACAACACAGTttag ttttaggCATTGTAAGTGGAGCTTACGAGAGACTGAGAAAAG AAGACTCTTTTGAAGCGGGTTTATACGTTGCGTTAGCTGCTGCTGTGGGGATTTTAGTGGCAGTAATCCTCTATTTTACTTGTTATACAG gcattttaaaaagagagaatgagagactgggaaaag ttttaggcagtttaaaaagagagaaagagacactgggaaaag aaaaggaggctcttcagaagaattatg AAATTTTAAAAAGGAAGAATGagagactgggaaaag AAGACTCTTCTAAAGTGGGTTTCTGCGTTGTGGTAGTTGTGGGGATTTTAGTGGCAGTAATCCTCTGGTGTGCTTATTATATAG ctTGTTTTAAAAGAGACATCAAGAGACTGACAAGAG aaaaggaggatcttcagaagaattatg acagTTTGAAAGGCAAGAATGAAAGACTGGGAAAAG aaaaggaggatcttcagaagcAAAATG ttttaggCATTGTAAGTGGAGAGAACGagagactgggaaaag AAGACTCTTTTGAAGCGGGTTTATACTTTGCGTTCGCTGCTGCTGTGGGGATTTTACTGTTAGTAATCCTCTATTTTGCTTGTTATACAG gcattttaaaaagagagaacgagagactgggaaaag aaaagaaggctcttcagaagaattatg aaattttaaaaagcaagaatgagagactgggaaaag GAGCCTCTTCTGAAGAGGGTTTCTGCGTTGCGGTAGTGGGGATTTTAGTGGCAGTAATCCTCTGGTGTGCTTTTCGTATAG ccCGTGTGAAAAGAGAGATCAAGAGACTGATAAGAG aaaaggaggatcttcagaagaattatg acattttaaaaagggagaaTGAAAGTCTGGGAAAAG AGACTTTAAAACAGGAGAAAGAGAAGGTTGAAGCAG ATTTTAAAGAACTTCGAAGGAATACCA ACACGTGTGTCTATGTCGTTGACAGAG AATGGAAACCAATAACTGAAGCTTGTG TCAATGTGACTCTAGATCCCGACACAGCCAGTCCCTGCCTCGCAGTCTCTGAAGATGGCTCACGAGTGAGATTCACAGGGGAGAGATCAGCAGAGTGGCCcagtgtgctgggcagggaggggtTCACCTCAGGGGGGcactactgggaggtggaggtgggggagaaGGGCTACTGGGTCCTGGGGGTCTCCACACACCCTCATGAGAAGAGCATACCTCAGAAACCAGGGGAGGGCTACTGGCTTATGAGGCTGGTTAAAGGGAAGACCTGTAAAGCTGTGAGCCAGTCAGTGGATCAGACCTTAAATCTGGAGAAGATGTGCAAGATGTGGGGGGTGTATCTGGATCACGGGGGAGGGAGGCTGTCATTTTACAATGCAGAGACCAGATTTCACATCCATACTTTAGAAGGCTCATTCCCTGGGCAGGTCTACCCCATTTTCAGCCCAGGGTCACACGATAAAGGACCCTTGATAATCAATACAAAAGTGAAAAATGTGTAG
- the LOC117967171 gene encoding uncharacterized protein LOC117967171 isoform X2, whose protein sequence is MATQHSLVLGIVSGAYERLRKEDSFEAGLYVALAAAVGILVAVILYFTCYTGILKRENERLGKVLGSLKREKETLGKEKEALQKNYEILKRKNERLGKEDSSKVGFCVVVVVGILVAVILWCAYYIACFKRDIKRLTREKEDLQKNYDSLKGKNERLGKEKEDLQKQNVLGIVSGENERLGKEDSFEAGLYFAFAAAVGILLLVILYFACYTGILKRENERLGKEKKALQKNYEILKSKNERLGKGASSEEGFCVAVVGILVAVILWCAFRIGASSEEGFCVAVVGILVAAILWCAFRIARVKREIKRLIREKEDLQKNYDILKRENESLGKETLKQEKEKVEADFKELRRNTNTCVYVVDREWKPITEACVNVTLDPDTASPCLAVSEDGSRVRFTGERSAEWPSVLGREGFTSGGHYWEVEVGEKGYWVLGVSTHPHEKSIPQKPGEGYWLMRLVKGKTCKAVSQSVDQTLNLEKMCKMWGVYLDHGGGRLSFYNAETRFHIHTLEGSFPGQVYPIFSPGSHDKGPLIINTKVKNV, encoded by the exons ATGGCGACACAACACAGTttag ttttaggCATTGTAAGTGGAGCTTACGAGAGACTGAGAAAAG AAGACTCTTTTGAAGCGGGTTTATACGTTGCGTTAGCTGCTGCTGTGGGGATTTTAGTGGCAGTAATCCTCTATTTTACTTGTTATACAG gcattttaaaaagagagaatgagagactgggaaaag ttttaggcagtttaaaaagagagaaagagacactgggaaaag aaaaggaggctcttcagaagaattatg AAATTTTAAAAAGGAAGAATGagagactgggaaaag AAGACTCTTCTAAAGTGGGTTTCTGCGTTGTGGTAGTTGTGGGGATTTTAGTGGCAGTAATCCTCTGGTGTGCTTATTATATAG ctTGTTTTAAAAGAGACATCAAGAGACTGACAAGAG aaaaggaggatcttcagaagaattatg acagTTTGAAAGGCAAGAATGAAAGACTGGGAAAAG aaaaggaggatcttcagaagcAAAATG ttttaggCATTGTAAGTGGAGAGAACGagagactgggaaaag AAGACTCTTTTGAAGCGGGTTTATACTTTGCGTTCGCTGCTGCTGTGGGGATTTTACTGTTAGTAATCCTCTATTTTGCTTGTTATACAG gcattttaaaaagagagaacgagagactgggaaaag aaaagaaggctcttcagaagaattatg aaattttaaaaagcaagaatgagagactgggaaaag GAGCCTCTTCTGAAGAGGGTTTCTGCGTTGCGGTAGTGGGGATTTTAGTGGCAGTAATCCTCTGGTGTGCTTTTCGTATAG GAGCCTCTTCTGAAGAGGGTTTCTGCGTTGCGGTAGTGGGGATTTTAGTGGCAGCAATCCTCTGGTGTGCTTTTCGTATAG ccCGTGTGAAAAGAGAGATCAAGAGACTGATAAGAG aaaaggaggatcttcagaagaattatg acattttaaaaagggagaaTGAAAGTCTGGGAAAAG AGACTTTAAAACAGGAGAAAGAGAAGGTTGAAGCAG ATTTTAAAGAACTTCGAAGGAATACCA ACACGTGTGTCTATGTCGTTGACAGAG AATGGAAACCAATAACTGAAGCTTGTG TCAATGTGACTCTAGATCCCGACACAGCCAGTCCCTGCCTCGCAGTCTCTGAAGATGGCTCACGAGTGAGATTCACAGGGGAGAGATCAGCAGAGTGGCCcagtgtgctgggcagggaggggtTCACCTCAGGGGGGcactactgggaggtggaggtgggggagaaGGGCTACTGGGTCCTGGGGGTCTCCACACACCCTCATGAGAAGAGCATACCTCAGAAACCAGGGGAGGGCTACTGGCTTATGAGGCTGGTTAAAGGGAAGACCTGTAAAGCTGTGAGCCAGTCAGTGGATCAGACCTTAAATCTGGAGAAGATGTGCAAGATGTGGGGGGTGTATCTGGATCACGGGGGAGGGAGGCTGTCATTTTACAATGCAGAGACCAGATTTCACATCCATACTTTAGAAGGCTCATTCCCTGGGCAGGTCTACCCCATTTTCAGCCCAGGGTCACACGATAAAGGACCCTTGATAATCAATACAAAAGTGAAAAATGTGTAG